The following is a genomic window from Amycolatopsis acidiphila.
GGGGTGTCCGCGCGGCTGGCCAGGTCGGTCGGCATCGAGACCGACGACAAGCGGCCCATGGGTGTCGCGGTGCGCCGGTACTACAAGAGCCCGCGCCACGACGACCCGTTCATCGAGGGCCACCTCGAGCTGTGGGACCGCAGCGACCCGCGGAACCCGAAGCTGCTGCCCGGCTACGGCTGGGCGTTCCCGCTCGGCGACGGCACCGTCAACGTCGGCCTCGGCATGCTGTCGACGACGAAGGCCTTCCGCAACACCGACTACCGCGCACTGCTGCGGTCGTGGCTGGACTCGACGCCCGGGGAGTGGGGCTACCGCGAGGAGAACGCCGTCGGCCGGATCGGCGGCGCCGGGCTCCCGATGGGCTTCAACCGCACCCCGCACTACCGCGACGGGCTGCTGCTGCTCGGCGACGCCGGCGGCATGGTGAGCCCGTTCAACGGCGAGGGCATCTCCTCGGCCATGGAGTCGGCGCAGCTGGCCGCCGAGTTCGTCGTGCAGGCGCTGGCCCGCCCCGAAGGGCCGTCCCGCGAACGGGCGCTGCACGGTTACCCACTGGCACTGAAGGAGCTGATGGGCGGGTACTACCGCCTCGGCAACGTGTTCGCCAAGGCCATCGGGCACCCGAAGGTGATGCGAGTCGCGACCAAGTACGGGCTGCGTGTCAACCCCCTCATTCCGCTGATCTACAAGGGTCTTTCCGGCTGTTACGACGCCAAGGGCGGCGACTCGGTGGACCGGATGATCGCTCTCGCGGCCCGGGTTACGCCCAGCGCGTGAAACATCCCGCGTGGGTTACGTCACATTGACTCTCCGTGAACACGGATGCTGCTGACGATCTTGCTCCTTTTGTCCCAGGTCGGGGCCGCTCGGGCACTTTCGCGGCCCTCGGCGAGTTAGGTCTGCCTTAAACCAAGGACCCCGCGACAACGGTGTGAGCCGCGTCCTACACTGCCCCCATGCTTTGTGAACCCGTTCACAACTTCGTCGGAAGGCTTGTGAACAATTTCACAATCACCGCGACGCTGCGGAAGGGGTGTGACACGTGGTGTTAGCGCAGAGCGCGTCAGCGAGTCCGGCGATGTACGTGCCGCTGGTCCTGTTGTTCGTGCTGGCGGCGGCTTTCGCCGTGCTCTCGGTGCTGCTCGGTCCGCTGATGGGCCCGAGCCGCTACAACAAGGCGAAGCTGCAGGCCTACGAGTGCGGGATCGAACCGTCACCGCAGCCACTGGTCGGCGGCGGCCGGATGCCGGTGGCTTACTACATCACCGCGATGCTGTTCATCCTGTTCGACATCGAGATGGTCTTCCTCTACCCGTTCGCGGTCTCCGCGGACTCGCTCGGCCTGTTCGGGCTGGTGGAGATCGTGTTGTTCATCGCCACGGTCGGCTTCGCCTACGCGTACGTGTGGCGGCGCGGCGGGCTGGATTGGAACTGAAGATGGGTCTCGAAGAGAAGCTCCCCAACGGCATCCTGCTGGCCAGCCTGGAAGGCCTGGTCAACTGGGCGCGCAAGAACTCCCTGTGGCCTGCCACCTTCGGCCTGGCCTGCTGCGCCATCGAGATGATGACGACGGGCGGGTCCCGGTACGACATCGCGCGGTTCGGCATGGAGCGGTTCAGCGCGACCCCGCGGCAGGCGGACCTGATGATCGTCGCGGGCCGGGTGACCCAGAAGATGGCGCCGGTGCTGCGTCAGATCTACGACCAGATGGCCGAGCCGCGCTGGGTGCTAGCGATGGGCGTCTGCGCCTCCTCCGGCGGCATGTTCAACAACTACGCCGTGGTGCAGGGCGTCGACCACGTCGTGCCGGTCGACATGTACCTGCCCGGCTGTCCGCCGCGGCCGGAGATGCTGCTCGACGCGATCCTCAAGCTGCACGCCAAGATCCAGGACGAGCCGATGGGCCCGCGCCGCGCCGCGCTCAGGGCGGGCAAGCGCACCGAGCTGATCCCCTCGTCGATCAAGTACGCGAAGAAGTGATCCCAGGTGCCTGAAGAGAAACCCCAGACGGGCGGCGAGCAGTCCAGCGCCCAGCGGCCCGAGACCGGGCTGGAGGCCCAGGGCGTGCGCCCGGCGCAGCCGGTGGTCGCGGGCCGGGCCCGCGCCGGCATGTTCGGCGTGTCCGACAGTGGCGACACCTCCGGCTACGGTGGCCTGCGGCTGCCCGCCTACACCCCGGCGCCGGCCGAACGGCCCTACGGCGGCTGGTTCGACGAGTTCGCCGACCAGTTCTTCGCCGCGCTGGGCGAGAACGGCGTGCCCACCGAGGCGGTCCAGCAGGTCTCGGTCGACCGCGGTGAGATCACCCTGTACCTGGACAGGCAGTACCTCTTGCAGACGTGCCGGATCCTGCGCGACGACCCCGGGCTGCGGTTCGAGCTGTGCAGCTCGGTGTCCGGAGTGGACTACGGCCCGGACGTGCCGCAGCGGCTGCACTCGGTGTACCACCTGACCTCGATGACCTACCGGCGGCGGATCAGGCTCGAGGTCGCCGTCGAGGTCGGGGACCCGCACCTGCCGTCGGTGGTGGAGGTGTACCCGACCGCCGACTGGCAGGAGCGGGAGGCCTACGACATGTTCGGCATCGTCTACGACGGACATCCGGCGCTGACCCGCATCCTCATGCCCGACGACTGGGACGGGTTCCCGCAGCGCAAGGACTACCCGCTGGGCGGCATCCCGGTGGAGTACAAGGGCGCGGAGATCCCGCCGCCGGACCAGCGGAGGTCGTACTCGTGACCACTGAACGACTCTCGGACGTCACGACCGGAACGGACACCACGGCGCCCGGCTCGGACAGCAGCGACGACGTGAACTACGCGGACTCCCGCGAGACCACCGAAGGCCGCATCTTCCACGTCAGCGGCGGCGACTGGGACGACGTGCTGTCCGACGCCGACCACGACGAGCGCATGGTCATCAACATGGGCCCGCAGCACCCGTCGACGCACGGCGTGCTCCGGCTCGTGCTGGAGCTGGAGGGCGAGACCGTCACCCAGCTGCGGTCGGTCATCGGCTACCTGCACACCGGCATCGAGAAGAACACCGAGTACCGGACGTGGACCCAGGGCGTCACCTTCGTGACGCGCATGGACTACCTGTCGCCGCTGTTCAACGAGCTGGGCTACTGCCTGGCCGTGGAGAAGCTGCTGGGCGTCGAGGCGCCGAAGCGGGCGCAGCTGATCCGGGTGTTGCTCTGCGAGATCAACCGCATCGGCTCGCACCTGGTCTACATCGCCACCGGCGGCATGGAGCTGGGCGCGACGACCGCGATGACGCTCGGCTTCCGCGAGCGCGAGGAGGTCCTGCACCTGCTCGAGTACCTGACCGGGCTGCGGATGAACCACGCGTTCATCCGGCCGGGCGGGGTCGCACAGGACCTGCCGACGGACGCGCACGCGAAGATCAGCGAGTTCGTCAAGGTGATGGACAAGCGGCTTCCCTTGTACGACAAGCTGTTCACCGGTCAGCCGATCTGGCGCAACCGGCTCAAGGGCGTGGGCTACCTGCCCGTGGACGCCTGCCTCGCGCTCGGCGTGACGGGTCCGGTGCTGCGGTCGGCCGGGCTGCCGTGGGACCTGCGGAAGGTCGAGCCGTACTCCTCCTACGACGAGTTCGAGTTCGACATCCCGACCTCGACCGACGCCGACTGCTGGGCGCGGTACCTGTGCCGGGTCGAGGAGATGCACCAGTCGCTGCGGATCATCAAGCAGGCGCTCAAGCGGCTCGACGAGCCGGGCCCTGTCATGGTCGAGGACAAGAAGATCGCGTGGCCGGCGCAGCTGTCGATCTCCAGCGACGGGATGGGCAACTCGCTCGAGCACGTCAAGAAGATCATGGGCCAGTCGATGGAGTCGCTGATCCACCACTTCAAGCTGGTCACCGAGGGCTTCAAGGTGCCGCCGGGCCAGGTGTACGCGCCGGTCGAGTCACCTCGCGGGGAGCTGGGCTTCCACGTCGTGTCCGACGGCGGCACCAGGCCGATGCGGGTGCACGTGCGGGAACCGAGCTTCGTCAACCTGCAGTCGATGCCCGCGATGTCCGAAGGCGGGCTGGTGGCGGACGTGATCGCCGCCGTCGCCTCGATCGACCCCGTGATGGGGGGAGTGGACCGATGACGACACAGCGTACAGAGCCTCAGGCACAGATCTTCGACGCCGAAATCGTTGCCAAGGCGCAGAACCTGATCAACCGGTATCCGCAGTCGCGCTCGGCGCTGCTGCCGATGCTGCACCTCGTGCAGTCGGTCCAGGGGCACGTCAGCCAGGAGGGCATCGACTTCTGCGCCCAGCAGCTGGGCCTGTCCGAGGCCGAGGTCAGCGCGGTCGTCACGTTCTACACGATGTACAAGCGGCGGCCGTGCGGCGAGCACCTGGTGAGCGTCTGCACGAACACGCTGTGCGCGGCGCTCGGCGGGGACGCGATCTACAAGCAGCTGGGCGAGCACCTCGGCGTCGGGCACGAGGAGGTGGCCGGCGAGCCCGGCGCCCCCGGTTCGATCATGCTGGAGCACGCGGAGTGCCTGGCCGCGTGCGACCTCGGGCCGGTGCTGCAGGTCAACTACGAGTACTACGACAACCAGACCCCGGAGTCGGCTCTCGAGCTCGTGCAGGCGTTGCAACGCGGGGAAAAGCCGGCGCCCAGCCGTGGCGCGCCGCTGACCGACTTCAAGGGGGCGGAGCTTCAGCTCGCAGGCTTCTTCCCGGAGGACGAGGAAACGTACCGGTCCCATGTGGACGGTCCGTCGCAGGCGGTGGAAACCCTGCGCGGGGCCAGGATGGCCGCGGACCGCGGCTGGACGGCACCCGTGATGGAAGACGTTCCGCTGCCGGAGGTGGAGAAGAAATGACAGATCCGCTGACGCCGGTACTGACCAAGCGCTGGCTTTCGCCGAACTCGTGGCGGCTGGAGACCTACGAGCAGCTCGAGGGCTACACCGCGATCCGCAAGGCGCTCGCGGGCACGCCCGAGCAGCTCGTGCAGCTGGTCAAGGACGCGGGCCTGCGCGGCCGCGGCGGCGCCGGGTTCCCGGCGGGGGTGAAGTGGTCGTTCATGCCGCCGAACGAGGACAAGCCGCACTACCTGGTGATCAACGCCGACGAGGGCGAGCCGGGGACCTGCAAGGACATCCCGCTGATGATGGCGGACCCGCACTCGTTGATCGAGGGCTGCATCATCGCCGCGTACGCGATGCGCTCGCACCACTGCTTCATCTACGTCCGTGGCGAGGCGCTGCACTGCGTCCGCCGGCTCAACGCGGCGGTGCGTGAGGCCTACGGCGCCGGCTACCTCGGCGAGAACATCCTCGGTTCGGGCTTCGACCTGGAGATCACCGTGCACGCCGGCGCCGGCGCCTACATCTGCGGCGAGGAGACGGCGCTGCTGGACTCGCTCGAAGGACGGCGCGGCCAGCCCCGGCTGAAGCCGCCGTTCCCCGCCGCCGCCGGGCTCTACGCGGCGCCGACGACGGTGAACAACGTCGAGACGATCGCCAGCGCGCCCTTCATCGTCAACGCCGGGTCCGACTGGTTCCGCAAGATGGGCCGCGAGAAGTCGCCGGGGCCGAAGATCTACTCGATCTCCGGCCACGTCGAGCAGCCCGGCCAGTACGAGGCGCCGCTGGGCACCAGCCTGCGTGAGCTGCTGGAGCTGTGCGGGGGCATGAAGGACGGCATCCCGCTGAAGTTCTGGACGCCAGGCGGCTCGTCGACGCCGATGTTCACCGCCGAGCACCTCGACATCCCGCTGGACTTCGAGGGCGCCGCGGAGGCCGGCTCGATGCTCGGCACGACGGCGGTCCAGGTGTTCAACGAGACCGTGTCGGTGCCCTGGGCCGTGATGAAGTGGACGCAGTTCTACGAGCACGAGTCCTGCGGGAAGTGCACGCCGTGCCGTGAGGGCACCTACTGGCTCGCGCAGATCCTCGAGCGCATGGTCGAGGGCCGGGGGACGCCGCAGGACATCGACACCCTGCTCGACGTCTGCGACAACATCCTCGGCCGCTCGTTCTGCGCGCTCGGCGACGGTGCGGTCAGCCCGATCCAGAGCGGCATCAAGTACTTCCGCGACGAGTTCCTCGCTCTGTGCGAGAGCAACAAGCGCGAGCTGGTGGGAGCACAGGCATGACGATGGCGCCAGAAGAGCCCAAGACGGAGACCCCGGTTCCGGAGGGGCACGTCAAGCTCACGATCGACGGCGAAGAGGTCATCGCGCCCAAGGGCGAGCTGCTGATCCGTACCGCCGAGCGGCTGGGGACCGTGATCCCGCGGTTCTGCGACCACCCGCTGCTCGACCCGGCGGGCGCCTGCCGTCAGTGCCTGGTCGAGGTCGAGATGGGCGGGCGCCCGATGCCCAAGCCGCAGGCCTCCTGCACGATGACCGTCGCGGACGGCATGGTCGTCAAGACGCAGCTGACCTCGCCGGTGGCGGACAAGGCGCAGCAGGGTGTGATGGAGCTGCTGCTCATCAACCACCCGCTGGACTGCCCGGTGTGCGACAAGGGCGGCGAGTGCCCGCTGCAGAACCAGGCCATGGCGCACGGGCGCGCGGAGTCCCGGTTCGTCGACACGAAGCGGACGTTCCCGAAGCCGCTGCCGATCTCGACGCAGGTGCTGCTCGACCGTGAGCGGTGCGTGCTGTGCCAGCGGTGCACCCGCTTCTCCGCGCAGATCGCCGGCGACCCGTTCATCGAGCTGCTCGAACGCGGGGCGCACCAGCAGATCGGCACGGCGGAGACCGCGGACGTGCTGGACATGGCCTCGCGGACCTCGTCGGGCAAGCCGTTCCAGTCCTACTTCTCGGGCAACACCATCCAGATCTGCCCGGTCGGCGCGCTGACCAGCGCGCAGTACCGGTTCCGCTCGCGGCCGTTCGACCTGGTGTCCTCGCCGAGCGTGTGCGAGCACTGCTCGTCGGGTTGCGCGGAGCGGACGGACTTCCGGCGCGGCAAGGTGATGCGCAAGCTCGCCGGCAACGACCCGGAGGTCAACGAGGAGTGGATCTGCGACAAGGGCCGGTTCGCGTTCCGGTACGCGCAGGCCGAGGACCGGATTCGCCGCCCGCTCGTGCGGGACTCGTCCGGTGTGCTTCGCGAGGCCTCGTGGACCGAGGCGCTGCGCGTGGCCGCTACCGGCCTGGCGAAGGCGCGTGACGCGCGCGGGGTAGGTGTGCTGGCCGGTGGCCGGCTGACCTTGGAGGACGCGTACGCGTACTCGAAGTTCGCGCGGGTTGCCTTGCGCACCAACGACATCGACTTCCGGGCCCG
Proteins encoded in this region:
- a CDS encoding geranylgeranyl reductase family protein, which translates into the protein MTADAQVIVVGAGPAGSTVATYLARAGVDVLLLEKTEFPREKVCGDGLTPRGVKQLIDLGIDTSQEAGWVHSRGLRILTGDLTLELDWPDLTSYPPYGVSRTRHDFDDLLAKIAVKAGARLQERTTVTGAITDERTGRVVGVEAKTGPEKTPVSYRAPLVLACDGVSARLARSVGIETDDKRPMGVAVRRYYKSPRHDDPFIEGHLELWDRSDPRNPKLLPGYGWAFPLGDGTVNVGLGMLSTTKAFRNTDYRALLRSWLDSTPGEWGYREENAVGRIGGAGLPMGFNRTPHYRDGLLLLGDAGGMVSPFNGEGISSAMESAQLAAEFVVQALARPEGPSRERALHGYPLALKELMGGYYRLGNVFAKAIGHPKVMRVATKYGLRVNPLIPLIYKGLSGCYDAKGGDSVDRMIALAARVTPSA
- a CDS encoding NADH-quinone oxidoreductase subunit A, which translates into the protein MYVPLVLLFVLAAAFAVLSVLLGPLMGPSRYNKAKLQAYECGIEPSPQPLVGGGRMPVAYYITAMLFILFDIEMVFLYPFAVSADSLGLFGLVEIVLFIATVGFAYAYVWRRGGLDWN
- a CDS encoding NuoB/complex I 20 kDa subunit family protein → MGLEEKLPNGILLASLEGLVNWARKNSLWPATFGLACCAIEMMTTGGSRYDIARFGMERFSATPRQADLMIVAGRVTQKMAPVLRQIYDQMAEPRWVLAMGVCASSGGMFNNYAVVQGVDHVVPVDMYLPGCPPRPEMLLDAILKLHAKIQDEPMGPRRAALRAGKRTELIPSSIKYAKK
- a CDS encoding NADH-quinone oxidoreductase subunit C; the protein is MPEEKPQTGGEQSSAQRPETGLEAQGVRPAQPVVAGRARAGMFGVSDSGDTSGYGGLRLPAYTPAPAERPYGGWFDEFADQFFAALGENGVPTEAVQQVSVDRGEITLYLDRQYLLQTCRILRDDPGLRFELCSSVSGVDYGPDVPQRLHSVYHLTSMTYRRRIRLEVAVEVGDPHLPSVVEVYPTADWQEREAYDMFGIVYDGHPALTRILMPDDWDGFPQRKDYPLGGIPVEYKGAEIPPPDQRRSYS
- a CDS encoding NADH-quinone oxidoreductase subunit D, giving the protein MTTERLSDVTTGTDTTAPGSDSSDDVNYADSRETTEGRIFHVSGGDWDDVLSDADHDERMVINMGPQHPSTHGVLRLVLELEGETVTQLRSVIGYLHTGIEKNTEYRTWTQGVTFVTRMDYLSPLFNELGYCLAVEKLLGVEAPKRAQLIRVLLCEINRIGSHLVYIATGGMELGATTAMTLGFREREEVLHLLEYLTGLRMNHAFIRPGGVAQDLPTDAHAKISEFVKVMDKRLPLYDKLFTGQPIWRNRLKGVGYLPVDACLALGVTGPVLRSAGLPWDLRKVEPYSSYDEFEFDIPTSTDADCWARYLCRVEEMHQSLRIIKQALKRLDEPGPVMVEDKKIAWPAQLSISSDGMGNSLEHVKKIMGQSMESLIHHFKLVTEGFKVPPGQVYAPVESPRGELGFHVVSDGGTRPMRVHVREPSFVNLQSMPAMSEGGLVADVIAAVASIDPVMGGVDR
- the nuoE gene encoding NADH-quinone oxidoreductase subunit NuoE, whose translation is MTTQRTEPQAQIFDAEIVAKAQNLINRYPQSRSALLPMLHLVQSVQGHVSQEGIDFCAQQLGLSEAEVSAVVTFYTMYKRRPCGEHLVSVCTNTLCAALGGDAIYKQLGEHLGVGHEEVAGEPGAPGSIMLEHAECLAACDLGPVLQVNYEYYDNQTPESALELVQALQRGEKPAPSRGAPLTDFKGAELQLAGFFPEDEETYRSHVDGPSQAVETLRGARMAADRGWTAPVMEDVPLPEVEKK
- the nuoF gene encoding NADH-quinone oxidoreductase subunit NuoF, encoding MTDPLTPVLTKRWLSPNSWRLETYEQLEGYTAIRKALAGTPEQLVQLVKDAGLRGRGGAGFPAGVKWSFMPPNEDKPHYLVINADEGEPGTCKDIPLMMADPHSLIEGCIIAAYAMRSHHCFIYVRGEALHCVRRLNAAVREAYGAGYLGENILGSGFDLEITVHAGAGAYICGEETALLDSLEGRRGQPRLKPPFPAAAGLYAAPTTVNNVETIASAPFIVNAGSDWFRKMGREKSPGPKIYSISGHVEQPGQYEAPLGTSLRELLELCGGMKDGIPLKFWTPGGSSTPMFTAEHLDIPLDFEGAAEAGSMLGTTAVQVFNETVSVPWAVMKWTQFYEHESCGKCTPCREGTYWLAQILERMVEGRGTPQDIDTLLDVCDNILGRSFCALGDGAVSPIQSGIKYFRDEFLALCESNKRELVGAQA